Proteins from a genomic interval of Piscinibacter sp. HJYY11:
- a CDS encoding addiction module antidote protein, with protein MSTSKAKAKLLPFDAARYLTDEDAIAEYMTAVLETEDTDLLLLALSDIARAKGMAQVAKDAGLGRESLYKALAPGAKPRLDTILKVARALGVRFSAHPA; from the coding sequence ATGAGTACTTCCAAAGCCAAGGCAAAGCTTCTCCCGTTCGATGCGGCTCGCTATCTCACGGATGAAGACGCTATTGCCGAGTACATGACGGCGGTTCTAGAAACCGAAGACACCGATCTTTTGCTCCTCGCGCTTAGCGATATCGCTCGTGCCAAGGGCATGGCGCAGGTCGCCAAGGACGCGGGGCTTGGTCGAGAGAGTCTCTACAAAGCTCTAGCTCCAGGAGCCAAGCCGCGCCTCGACACCATCCTCAAGGTCGCTCGCGCTCTAGGCGTTCGGTTCTCTGCGCACCCCGCGTGA